The following proteins are encoded in a genomic region of Drosophila willistoni isolate 14030-0811.24 chromosome 3R, UCI_dwil_1.1, whole genome shotgun sequence:
- the LOC6648122 gene encoding nuclear pore complex protein Nup58 has product MSFSFTPTPNAGLTGAAPGAATGAFGFGARTAAATAPVSAPPAFGATSFGLGGGTAATVSAVPTLAFGAQAAAATVAPTFGAAPAATVAPTFGVPTTAAPAFGAPVGAVAPTFSFGTAAATSAPTTAPPAFGLTSAAPTATGSLGMPAPLGTGLGSFGFNKPAVSQPAAGASLNFNTTTTTATAQPFNTGLRLGGTTNPTGIGGLGVGIGGGGGIFGSKPAQPATAPSTFVGLGGIDVSATQPKLGDNKQDGIKIKETQVPDEIVKTVDALKTFIKQQKTISSDIGRTSTSKFTNVSHEIMNLKWALQNMANSVDANNQQIKLLRHETGKAIQSLEMAQRTQDTPAGLQFENSAPFQYFQCLVAKYEQDLISFRQEINLTERHMNALTNPQSISPEDLKRGFRQLNESFISLAGRLHEVHQRVEEQKEHYLNLRRYRLRDATNVFEKIENPPPQPHQIVEPQSITTGPTPFSNISAISTLNKSYAAMVAATSSNAAPK; this is encoded by the exons ATGTCCTTTTCGTTTACGCCCACACCTAATGCGGGTCTGACTGGAGCAGCGCCGGGAGCTGCGACGGGAGCATTCGGTTTTGGCGCGAGAACTGCAGCAGCCACTGCGCCTGTCAGCGCTCCGCCGGCTTTTGGTGCCACTAGTTTCGGGTTGGGCGGTGGAACTGCCGCTACAGTTAGTGCAGTTCCTACTCTCGCTTTTGGAGCACAAGCTGCCGCGGCCACTGTAGCACCAACTTTTGGAGCTGCTCCAGCAGCAACTGTCGCTCCCACATTTGGCGTTCCCACAACAGCTGCCCCAGCATTTGGAGCTCCAGTCGGCGCAGTGGCGCCCACGTTCAGCTTTGGCACTGCGGCGGCGACGTCTGCTCCAACAACAGCTCCGCCAGCATTTGGCTTAACATCAGCAGCTCCAACAGCAACAGGTAGCTTGGGAATGCCGGCGCCATTAGGCACGGGCTTGGGAAGTTTCGGCTTCAATAAGCCAGCAGTCAGTCAGCCTGCTGCAGGCGCCAGTTTAAACTTCAacacgacaacaacaacggctACAGCCCAACCATTTAATACGGGCTTGCGATTGGGTGGAACGACAAATCCAACTGGAATAGGAGGCTTAGGAGTTGGCATCGGCGGGGGAGGAGGAATTTTTGGTTCAAAGCCAGCTCAACCAGCTACAGCTCCATCAACATTTGTTGGCTTGGGCGGCATTGATGTGAGTGCTACGCAACCGAAATTGGGAGACAATAAACAAGACGGGATTAAG ATAAAAGAAACCCAAGTACCCGATGAAATCGTTAAAACTGTTGATGCTCTGAAAACCTTTATTAAACAGCAAAAGACAATCTCTTCCGACATTGGACGTACCTCCACATCGAAATTCACGAATGTCAGCCACGAAATAATGAATCTAAAGTGGGCCCTTCAGAATATGGCAAATTCCGTGGATGCGAATAATCAGCAAATTAAATTACTACGACACGAAACAGGCAAAGCCATACAGTCGCTAGAAATGGCCCAACGTACCCAGGACACGCCAGCAGGACTTCAATTTGAGAATAGTGCACCATTTCAATATTTCCAGTGTTTGGTGGCCAAATACGAACAGGATTTAATATCGTTTCGGCAAGAAATCAATTTAACCGAACGTCACATGAACGCTTTGACCAATCCACAAAGCATTTCACCAGAGGATCTAAAACGTGGCTTCCGTCAACTGAATGAGTCCTTTATCTCACTGGCTGGTCGCCTGCACGAGGTGCACCAACGTGTTGAAGAGCAAAAGGAGCATTATTTGAATTTACGAAGATATCGTTTACGTGATGCCACAAATGTATTTGAGAAGATTGAGAATCCACCGCCGCAACCACATCAAATCGTGGAACCGCAAAGCATTACCACCGGCCCAACGCCATTCTCCAATATTTCGGCTATTAGCACACTAAATAAATCCTACGCAGCCATGGTAGCTGCCACATCCAGCAATGCGGCGCCCAAATGA
- the LOC6648121 gene encoding dnaJ homolog subfamily C member 17 produces MSNKKNPLFDVNLYDLLGISLEADVTEIRKAYRKQALSCHPDKNPDDIKAVERFHELSKALEILTDASARAAYDKVLKAKKAAELRTKQLDSKRQKLKADLEERERAAGVNSYTNRKSDEEVLQEQILRLRNEGSRLLEEEQQAMREHLKRNYVEPQLVPSKPEFDSTQHRIKIKWKSNQATDYTQEQLLQYLKKYGEVVGLVVNSKKPGRAMVELKTREACDMVLAYEKGNPANPLHFEWVKPPSSDKVEEQQHNVSASARDYENLVMRKLRQAEERKRLIEQMKKDDE; encoded by the coding sequence ATGTCTAACAAAAAGAACCCCCTGTTCGATGTGAATCTCTATGATTTGCTGGGAATCTCCCTGGAAGCGGATGTCACTGAAATACGTAAGGCTTATCGCAAACAAGCCCTGAGTTGTCATCCGGACAAGAATCCCGATGACATCAAAGCGGTCGAACGTTTCCATGAGCTCTCCAAGGCTTTGGAGATCCTTACTGACGCCAGTGCCCGTGCAGCCTATGATAAGGTTCTCAAGGCCAAAAAGGCTGCCGAACTGAGGACTAAACAATTGGACAGCAAGAGACAGAAATTAAAAGCCGACTTGGAGGAACGCGAAAGGGCGGCTGGTGTTAATTCATATACCAACAGAAAATCGGATGAGGAAGTATTGCAAGAACAAATTCTACGCTTAAGAAACGAAGGTTCAAGGTTGCTGGAGGAAGAGCAACAGGCTATGAGAGAACACCTAAAACGCAACTATGTCGAACCTCAGTTAGTGCCTTCAAAACCAGAATTTGACTCGACACAGCATcgcattaaaattaaatggaaaaGCAATCAGGCGACGGACTACACTCAGGAACAATTGCTACAGTATCTCAAGAAATATGGTGAAGTTGTGGGTCTAGTAGTAAATAGCAAAAAACCTGGACGTGCCATGGTGGAGTTAAAGACACGCGAGGCCTGTGATATGGTATTGGCCTACGAAAAGGGTAATCCTGCAAATCCGCTGCACTTTGAGTGGGTAAAACCACCTTCATCTGATAAAgtggaggagcagcagcacaaCGTTTCAGCTTCGGCCAGGGATTACGAAAATTTGGTCATGCGGAAATTGCGCCAGGCTGAGGAGCGCAAACGACTTATTGAACAAATGAAGAAAGATGatgaatga
- the LOC6648120 gene encoding DPH3 homolog produces the protein MSIYHDEVEIEDFEYDEEEEMYYYPCPCGDRFQISKEELIEGEEVATCPSCSLIIKVIYDPEMFKAEEDESAALNEKLNELKLEKN, from the exons ATGAGCATCTATCACGACGAGGTTGAAATTGAGGATTTCGAATACGACGAGGAGGAGGAGATGTATTACTATCCATGCCCCTGCGGTGATCGATTTCAAATCTCCAAG GAGGAGCTTATCGAGGGTGAGGAAGTGGCCACCTGTCCCAGTTGTTCCCTAATCATTAAGGTCATCTACGATCCAGAAATGTTTAAGGCCGAAGAGGATGAGTCAGCGGCCTTAAATGAGAAACTCAATGAATTAAAATTGGAGAAGAATTAA
- the LOC6647691 gene encoding arfaptin-2, producing MAERERSIHEMLKDTPSMNDTCGAVHTGTEGSGIGMNMVISSSSHSIGGAAAGGGIGPPNSLPLRNHSAPTTPMSPMTSTSTPGNGVLTSADGSGSLIRTSASKIDSLKNWSISTYKCTRQLMLEKLGKSQRTVDSELEAQIEQLRETQRKYLSILRLTRAFSSHFQHVVVTQHALADSFADLAQKNPELQKEFTCNSETQRNLTKNGELLLNALNFFMSSVNTLCNKTIDDTLLTIRQYETARIEFDAYRMDLENTKPELTQTAAGTATALEESQRSYAQHKEQYEKLRADVAVKMQFLDENRIKVMHKQLILLHNAIAAYFSGNAMALESTIKQFNIKLKSPNAVTGSWLEQ from the exons ATGGCTGAGCGCGAGCGTAGCATACACGAAATGCTAAAAGACACGCCATCCATGAACGACACCTGCGGGGCAGTGCACACCGGCACAGAAGGAAGCGGCATTGGCATGAATATGGTGATTAGTAGTAGTAGCCATAGCATTGGTGGTGCAGCCGCTGGTGGAGGTATTGGACCACCTAATAGTTTGCCGTTAAGGAATCACTCGG CGCCAACTACTCCGATGTCTCCTATGACGAGTACCAGCACTCCTGGCAATGGTGTTCTAACCTCGGCCGATGGCAGCGGCAGCCTAATACGTACAAGTGCTTCCAAAATTGATAGTCTCAAGAATTGGAGCATATCCACCTACAAATGCACTCGGCAGCTAATGCTCGAGAAACTGGGCAAATCGCAACGCACAGTGGACTCTGAATTAGAGGCTCAAATTGAACAATTACGGGAAACGCAGCGAAAATATTTATCCATTTTACGCCTGACACGAGCGTTTAGCTCACATTTCCAGCATGTGGTTGTTACTCAGCATGCTCTGGCTGATTCATTTGCGGATTTAGCTCAAAAGAACCCTGAACTCCAAAAAGAATTCACCTGCAATTCGGAGACACAACGAAATTTAACCAAGAATGGTGAATTGTTGCTAAATGCACTTAACTTCTTCATGTCGTCGGTGAATACACTGTGCAATAAAACTATAGACGATACATTGCTTACGATACGACAATATGAAACAGCCAG AATTGAATTTGATGCGTATCGCATGGATTTAGAGAATACCAAGCCGGAGCTGACACAAACAGCTGCTGGTACCGCCACTGCTCTAGAGGAATCCCAGCGAAGTTATGCCCAGCATAAGGAACAATATGAGAAATTACGTGCCGATGTGGCTGttaaaatgcaatttcttGATGAGAATCGC ATCAAAGTGATGCACAAGCAACTGATTTTACTGCACAATGCAATTGCTGCTTATTTTTCGGGTAATGCCATGGCACTGGAGAgcacaataaaacaatttaatatcaAG cTTAAATCACCAAATGCTGTCACTGGCTCCTGGCTGGAACAGTAG
- the LOC26528805 gene encoding E3 ubiquitin-protein ligase RNF19A: MSRRTPNQGISLRRFLLQTVRLAESNRNQILNDVECGQIAEESPDTVKNESHFINIDLSCDKPADGESTDNQEICNICFTQENSDVPFFTLELCGHKFCTCCLIKYLKNEISESRTDIACPQCSIGIHPNNVEQLLQDHNDIKNKYHDFTIRRYLITDPDCRWCPAPDCNYAVLATGCASCPEIKCERPNCGTRFCYHCKAVWHPDQTCDAARSTRQKNALTSSGTFALEMTDEIKPCPRCQVLIVKMNDGSCNHMACSLCGSEFCWLCMKEVSDLHYLSPSGCTFWGKKPWSRKKKIVWQIGTLIGAPVGIALLAGIAVPSIVIGVPVWAGRKLLNKYKATQRKKRNISVAIGVTASILVAPILAGLAIAVGVPILLFYVYGIVPVSLIRAGCGNSKNDDLKFDEKMSNSYAAHYNVDNKSINNEDSSTTEPSKNPDDSSICEESSNSGSCDVKIEDSCVNHDSISKCTETLGVSECVPSNSSSAIDNSKSIKNNNTTSSIILAGSVTNYKG, from the exons ATGTCTAGGCGGACACCAAATCAGGGTATATCTTTGCGACGCTTTTTACTGCAGACGGTTCGCTTAGCTGAAAGTAACCGTAATCAAATATTAAACGATGTGGAATGTGGACAAATAGCAGAAGAATCTCCGGATACG GTAAAGAACGAATCccattttataaatattgatTTATCGTGTGATAAACCTGCCGATGGGGAATCGACTGACAATCAGGAAATATGCAACATTTGTTTTACACAAGAAAATTCCGACGTCCCATTTTTTACTCTAGAACTTTGTGGCCACAAGTTTTGTACATGTTGTTTAATTAAGTAtctgaaaaatgaaataagtGAATCCCGCACAGATATAG cTTGTCCTCAATGCTCAATTGGAATTCATCCGAACAATGTGGAACAATTACTACAAGACCACAATGATATAAAAAATAAGTATCACGATTTCACAATAAGAAGATATCTAATTACTGATCCTGACTGTCGATGGTGCCCTGCCCCAGACTGCAA cTATGCCGTACTTGCAACAGGATGCGCATCCTGCCCAGAAATCAAATGTGAGCGACCGAACTGTGGTACGCGTTTCTGCTATCATTGCAAGGCTGTTTGGCACCCCGATCAAACGTGTGATGCCGCCCGAAGTACACGTCAAAAAAATGCACTTACCTCCTCCGGTACGTTTGCATTAGAGATGACTGATGAAATAAAGCCATGTCCTAGATGTCAAGTTTTAATCGTTAAAATGAATGATGGTTCATGCAATCATATGGCATGTTCCTTATGTGGTTCAGAGTTTTGTTGGCTATGTATGAAAGAAGTTAGCGACCTACATTATTTAAG tcCCTCTGGGTGTACTTTTTGGGGTAAAAAGCCATGGTctagaaagaagaaaattgtATGGCAAATCGGCACCCTTATAGGAGCGCCAGTTGGTATAGCACTTTTGGCTGGAATTGCTGTGCCATCCATTGTAATTG gtGTGCCAGTATGGGCGGGAAGAAAACTATTAAACAAATACAAAGCGACACAAAGAAAGAAACGTAACATATCCGTTGCAATTGGCGTAACGGCATCG ATATTAGTTGCACCAATTTTAGCTGGtcttgctattgctgttgGGGTACCtatacttttattttatgtatatgGTATAGTGCCAGTATCTCTTATTAGAGCCGGATGCGGTAATTCCAAAAACGATGATCTGAAATTTGATGAAAAAATGTCAAATAGTTACGCAGCCCATTATAATGTCGATAACAAAAGCATTAACAACGAGGATTCTAGCACGACTGAACCATCTAAGAATCCTGATGATAGCAGCATATGCGAGGAAAGCAGTAATAGTGGCTCATGTGATGTGAAAATCGAAGACTCTTGCGTAAATCACGATTCAATATCGAAATGCACTGAAACTCTTGGAGTCTCTGAATGTGTTCCATCGAATAGCTCGTCCGCTATTGATAATagcaaatcaattaaaaataataatacaacaTCCAGCATTATATTAGCCGGATCTGTAACCAATTATAAAGGT taa
- the LOC6647690 gene encoding cytochrome c oxidase subunit NDUFA4 translates to MQGLGLQSIKKNPALIPLYVCVAAGAIGAVYYMGRLATRNPDVTWNRSSNPEPWQEYKDKQYKFYSPVRDYSKTKSAAPNYEE, encoded by the exons ATGCAAGGACTGGGATTGCAAAGTATCAAGAAGAACCCAGCG CTCATCCCGCTGTATGTTTGCGTTGCAGCTGGAGCTATTGGTGCAGTCTACTACATGGGTCGCCTGGCCACCAGAAATCCAGATGTGACATGGAACCGATCCTCCAACCCAGAGCCATGGCAAGAATATAAGGACAAGCAGTATAAA TTTTACTCACCAGTCAGAGATTACTCGAAAACAAAGAGTGCTGCTCCCAACTACGAGgaataa
- the LOC6647689 gene encoding synaptosomal-associated protein 25 isoform X2, with product MAADPAEEAPGPQVPKTELEELQIKAQGTADESLESTRRMLALCEESAEVGMRSIVMLDEQGEQLDRIEEGMDQINADMREAEKNLSGMEKCCGICVLPCNKSQSFKEDDGTWKGNDDGKVVNNQPQRVMDDRNGMMAQAGYIGRITNDAREDEMEENMGQVNTMIGNLRNMALDMGSELENQNRQIDRINRKGESNEARIAVANQRAHQLLK from the exons ATGGCAGCAGATCCTGCAGAAGAAGCGCCTGGCCCTCAGGTTCCCAAAACGGAATTGGAGGAGCTCCAGATAAAAGCACAAGGGACTGCTGATGAG TCCTTGGAAAGTACAAGACGGATGCTTGCTCTCTGCGAAGAG AGTGCGGAAGTTGGAATGCGAAGCATTGTTATGTTGGATGAGCAAGGAG AACAACTCGATCGAATTGAAGAAGGAATGGATCAGATAAATGCAGACATGAGAGAggcagaaaaaaatttaagtggAATGGAGAAATGCTGCGGTATATGCGTCCTACCGTGCAATAA GAGCCAATCCTTTAAAGAAGACGATGGCACTTGGAAAGGAAATGACGATGGAAAAGTTGTGAATAACCAGCCACAGAGGGTAATGGATGATAGGAATGGAATGATGGCACAAGCTGGCTATATTGGCAG aATTACGAATGATGCCAGggaagatgaaatggaagaAAACATGGGGCAGGTTAATACTATGATTGGTAACCTCAGAAACATGGCCCTTGATATGGGCTCAGAGCTGGAAAATCAAAATCGTCAAATTGATCGAATTAATCGCAAG GGTGAA
- the LOC6647689 gene encoding synaptosomal-associated protein 25 isoform X1 gives MAADPAEEAPGPQVPKTELEELQIKAQGTADESLESTRRMLALCEESKEAGIRTLVALDDQGEQLDRIEEGMDQINADMREAEKNLSGMEKCCGICVLPCNKSQSFKEDDGTWKGNDDGKVVNNQPQRVMDDRNGMMAQAGYIGRITNDAREDEMEENMGQVNTMIGNLRNMALDMGSELENQNRQIDRINRKGESNEARIAVANQRAHQLLK, from the exons ATGGCAGCAGATCCTGCAGAAGAAGCGCCTGGCCCTCAGGTTCCCAAAACGGAATTGGAGGAGCTCCAGATAAAAGCACAAGGGACTGCTGATGAG TCCTTGGAAAGTACAAGACGGATGCTTGCTCTCTGCGAAGAG AGCAAGGAAGCAGGAATACGTACACTTGTAGCCCTTGATGATCAAGGAG AACAACTCGATCGAATTGAAGAAGGAATGGATCAGATAAATGCAGACATGAGAGAggcagaaaaaaatttaagtggAATGGAGAAATGCTGCGGTATATGCGTCCTACCGTGCAATAA GAGCCAATCCTTTAAAGAAGACGATGGCACTTGGAAAGGAAATGACGATGGAAAAGTTGTGAATAACCAGCCACAGAGGGTAATGGATGATAGGAATGGAATGATGGCACAAGCTGGCTATATTGGCAG aATTACGAATGATGCCAGggaagatgaaatggaagaAAACATGGGGCAGGTTAATACTATGATTGGTAACCTCAGAAACATGGCCCTTGATATGGGCTCAGAGCTGGAAAATCAAAATCGTCAAATTGATCGAATTAATCGCAAG GGTGAA